A stretch of the Candidatus Binatia bacterium genome encodes the following:
- a CDS encoding HAD family hydrolase, whose protein sequence is MIRPVPTRPWRGRSLLFDLFGTLVHFRPRVPAVEAAGAPWRSAMHWLQEAAASELPHVRFDDLLTALMNVTQDVVRQRPPEYREVPSCERFRRALLQLDVDAREAPALAERLSLVHMSHLASMTVLPPAHPRVLQELAARYRLGVVSNFDHALTARRILDDHGLTGFFEAIVISEDFGQRKPHPAIFEAALRTLEVAAEDALFIGDSLSDDVTGARNAGLAVAWINAKHDPLPPNAHAPDYVIAALSDLLALLE, encoded by the coding sequence ATGATCCGTCCTGTTCCAACCCGCCCCTGGCGTGGGCGTTCCCTCTTGTTTGATCTGTTTGGGACGCTGGTGCACTTCCGTCCCCGTGTGCCTGCGGTTGAAGCGGCGGGAGCACCGTGGCGCTCGGCGATGCATTGGTTGCAAGAGGCGGCGGCCAGCGAACTACCGCACGTCCGTTTCGATGACCTGCTGACTGCCTTGATGAACGTCACCCAAGATGTGGTCCGGCAGCGTCCACCCGAGTATCGTGAAGTACCGTCGTGCGAACGCTTCCGCCGGGCGTTGCTACAGCTCGACGTCGACGCGCGCGAAGCCCCAGCGCTTGCCGAGCGCCTGTCGCTGGTGCACATGTCCCACCTGGCTTCGATGACCGTCTTGCCGCCGGCGCATCCGCGCGTGCTGCAGGAGCTTGCTGCGCGCTATCGCTTGGGGGTGGTCTCGAACTTCGACCATGCCCTCACGGCGCGGCGCATCCTTGACGATCACGGTCTGACCGGCTTCTTCGAAGCCATCGTCATCTCCGAGGACTTCGGCCAACGCAAACCACACCCCGCAATTTTCGAGGCGGCGCTGCGGACGCTCGAGGTGGCAGCCGAAGACGCCCTGTTCATCGGCGACAGCCTCAGTGATGACGTGACCGGAGCCCGGAATGCGGGTCTGGCGGTAGCTTGGATCAACGCCAAGCATGATCCGCTACCTCCCAACGCGCACGCGCCGGACTATGTCATCGCTGCACTCAGCGATCTGCTGGCGCTCCTGGAGTGA